A DNA window from Pseudomonadota bacterium contains the following coding sequences:
- the typA gene encoding translational GTPase TypA gives MSTENIRNIAIIAHVDHGKTTLVDALLSQTGTFSAHENVSERAMDTGDIEKERGITILAKTTAIQYEGHKINVVDTPGHADFGGEVERVLGMVDGVVLLVDAAEGPMPQTKFVLGKALALGLKPILVINKIDRGDSRIDEVVNEAFDLFDSMGATEEQLDFPILYAVGRDGWVSEDPEKKTDNCFPLLDLVLKHVEAPKGDENAPAAMLGTIVERDSFVGRIVTGRIHSGTFKKGMPLKALDRDGKEIEKGRITKLYGFNGLKKVEIEEAQAGDIVAIAGLEEAYVSYTLCTPEMKEPLEAIAIDPPTIAMTFGINDSPLSGDDGKKLTSREIGDRLTREAEINVGLIVEQGATPETFRVMGRGELHLGVLIETMRREGFELSISRPEVIMTEGENGEKLEPFEEIIIDVDAEHAGAVMEKMGLRKAELTDMIADHQGKQRLIFEGPSRGMIGYRSEFLTDTRGTGILTRQFKHYGPVRSVASTRRNGALVSMEKGDAVAFALFNLEARGIMFVNPGDPVYDGSIIGENSRVEDLEVNPIKGKKLSNVRASGKDEAVTLTPPRAITLEYALTYIQEDELVEVTPNHIRLRKKGLDSHTRKKLSRQMAS, from the coding sequence ATGAGCACGGAAAACATTCGTAATATTGCAATTATTGCCCACGTAGACCACGGGAAAACAACCCTGGTAGACGCCCTACTTTCACAAACAGGTACATTCTCAGCGCACGAAAACGTGAGCGAACGTGCTATGGATACAGGTGACATTGAAAAAGAACGTGGTATTACGATTCTTGCGAAAACAACGGCGATTCAGTACGAAGGTCACAAGATTAACGTTGTAGATACTCCAGGTCACGCAGACTTTGGTGGTGAAGTAGAACGTGTTCTTGGTATGGTTGATGGTGTTGTTCTTCTTGTAGACGCTGCTGAAGGCCCAATGCCACAAACGAAGTTTGTACTTGGTAAAGCCCTTGCGCTTGGCCTAAAGCCAATTCTTGTAATTAACAAGATTGACCGTGGTGACTCTCGTATTGATGAAGTTGTAAACGAAGCCTTTGATCTCTTTGATAGCATGGGTGCAACTGAAGAGCAGCTCGATTTCCCTATCCTTTACGCTGTTGGCCGTGATGGTTGGGTGAGTGAAGATCCTGAGAAAAAGACAGACAACTGCTTCCCTCTTCTAGACCTTGTGCTTAAGCATGTAGAAGCACCAAAAGGTGATGAAAACGCACCAGCAGCAATGCTGGGTACAATCGTTGAGCGCGATAGCTTTGTTGGTCGTATCGTAACAGGCCGTATCCACAGTGGTACGTTCAAAAAAGGTATGCCTCTTAAAGCTCTAGACCGTGACGGTAAAGAAATTGAAAAAGGTCGTATCACGAAACTTTACGGTTTCAATGGCCTGAAAAAAGTAGAAATTGAAGAAGCGCAAGCAGGTGACATCGTTGCCATTGCTGGCCTTGAAGAAGCATACGTATCTTACACACTTTGTACGCCTGAAATGAAAGAACCGCTAGAAGCGATTGCGATTGACCCACCAACAATTGCGATGACATTTGGTATTAACGACTCTCCACTTTCTGGTGATGACGGTAAGAAGCTTACATCTCGTGAAATTGGTGACCGCCTAACGCGTGAAGCTGAAATTAACGTTGGTCTTATTGTTGAGCAAGGCGCTACACCTGAAACATTCCGTGTTATGGGTCGTGGTGAGCTGCACCTTGGTGTCCTTATCGAAACAATGCGCCGTGAAGGTTTTGAACTTTCAATCTCTCGCCCTGAAGTGATTATGACTGAAGGTGAGAATGGCGAAAAGCTTGAGCCGTTTGAAGAAATTATTATTGATGTAGATGCCGAGCACGCAGGTGCAGTCATGGAAAAAATGGGTCTGCGTAAAGCTGAACTGACTGATATGATTGCTGACCACCAAGGTAAGCAACGCCTTATCTTTGAAGGCCCTAGCCGTGGTATGATCGGTTACCGTAGTGAATTCCTAACAGACACACGTGGTACAGGTATCCTCACGCGCCAATTCAAGCACTACGGTCCTGTGCGCTCTGTTGCCAGCACACGCCGTAACGGTGCTCTTGTAAGTATGGAGAAAGGTGACGCTGTGGCGTTCGCACTCTTCAACCTAGAAGCTCGCGGTATTATGTTTGTAAACCCAGGTGACCCTGTTTACGACGGTAGCATCATTGGTGAAAACAGCCGTGTGGAAGACCTTGAAGTGAACCCAATTAAGGGTAAGAAGCTTTCTAACGTACGTGCAAGCGGTAAGGATGAAGCGGTAACGCTAACACCTCCTCGCGCTATTACGCTTGAGTACGCCCTAACGTACATTCAAGAAGATGAGCTTGTGGAAGTAACACCAAACCACATTCGCCTACGTAAAAAAGGCCTTGATAGCCACACACGTAAAAAGCTCTCTCGCCAAATGGCAAGCTAA
- a CDS encoding deoxyribodipyrimidine photo-lyase, with the protein MTALVWFRDDLRIADNPALNAASESGKNVVALYILEDHFNWNIQGAAKWWLHHSLTALQEELKSKYNLPLTILRGNSEELLPRFCEQHHISDIFWNRRYSEEQRANDKALKDILPKVTSFNGNLLNEPWQVQNKTGGFYKVFTPYWKMVQSMPYETPLAAPKTLKPYTASIESLSIADLDLLPTTPNWATGFKEWTPGETGAWKRFMHFMENGIKGYKDGRNIPSQDNVSRLSPHLRFGEISPRQIFEETEKFRTAHGHDNDVLHFQSEVAWREFSYHLLYHLKDLPRIPLREEFNHFPWAQVDEETLKKWQTGKTGYPIVDAGMRELWHTGYMHNRVRMIVASFLVKHLRYHWHHGEDWFWDTLLDADIGNNSASWQWVSGCGADASPYFRIFNPITQGEKFDPEGTYTKRWVPELKEVPKKLLFKPWEMTQMEQLTSGVKIGEDYPEPLVEHFKARELALSAYQSIKK; encoded by the coding sequence ATGACTGCTCTTGTTTGGTTTCGTGATGATCTTCGTATAGCTGACAACCCTGCGCTTAACGCGGCTTCAGAGTCAGGCAAAAATGTTGTTGCTCTTTACATTTTAGAAGACCATTTTAACTGGAACATTCAAGGCGCTGCTAAATGGTGGCTCCACCACAGCCTGACAGCGCTTCAAGAAGAGCTTAAGTCTAAATACAACCTTCCCCTGACAATTCTACGCGGAAATAGCGAAGAGCTTCTTCCAAGGTTTTGTGAACAACACCATATCTCAGACATTTTCTGGAACCGTAGATATAGTGAAGAGCAGCGTGCAAATGATAAAGCCTTAAAAGACATCCTGCCAAAAGTAACCAGCTTTAATGGCAACCTTTTAAATGAACCATGGCAAGTTCAAAATAAAACAGGTGGATTTTACAAAGTTTTCACACCTTATTGGAAAATGGTGCAAAGCATGCCTTATGAGACGCCTCTCGCAGCACCAAAAACGCTGAAGCCATATACGGCTTCTATTGAGTCACTTTCTATTGCAGACTTAGATCTTCTGCCAACCACGCCCAACTGGGCTACAGGTTTCAAGGAGTGGACACCGGGTGAAACTGGTGCATGGAAACGCTTTATGCATTTTATGGAAAACGGCATCAAAGGCTACAAAGATGGCCGAAACATCCCTTCACAAGACAATGTTTCTCGCCTCAGCCCACACCTACGCTTTGGTGAGATCTCACCAAGGCAAATTTTTGAGGAAACAGAAAAGTTTAGAACGGCTCACGGGCACGATAATGATGTTCTGCACTTTCAAAGCGAGGTTGCTTGGCGTGAGTTTTCATACCACCTGCTTTATCACTTGAAGGACCTCCCCCGCATACCTCTCAGAGAAGAATTTAATCACTTCCCTTGGGCACAGGTAGATGAAGAAACATTGAAAAAATGGCAAACAGGCAAGACAGGCTACCCAATTGTAGATGCTGGCATGCGTGAGCTTTGGCATACAGGCTATATGCATAACCGTGTACGCATGATTGTAGCCTCTTTCTTGGTTAAACACCTGCGCTACCACTGGCACCATGGAGAAGACTGGTTTTGGGATACACTCCTAGACGCAGACATTGGGAATAACAGCGCTAGCTGGCAATGGGTCAGCGGCTGCGGTGCAGATGCCTCTCCTTACTTCCGCATTTTCAACCCCATCACTCAAGGGGAGAAGTTTGACCCTGAAGGCACTTATACTAAAAGATGGGTTCCAGAGCTTAAAGAAGTCCCTAAAAAACTTCTCTTCAAACCTTGGGAAATGACGCAGATGGAACAGCTGACAAGCGGTGTAAAAATTGGTGAAGATTACCCAGAGCCGCTTGTTGAGCATTTTAAAGCGAGAGAGCTGGCCCTAAGTGCATATCAATCTATTAAAAAATAA
- a CDS encoding cation:proton antiporter encodes MKESLLLNVLLEAGLFLALAALIIPLLKRFKVPSVLGYLIAGVVFGPYGVGALAEYSPFFSHFALTETAHVKMLAELGIIMLLFVIGLELTPQRLWQMRNLVFGLGSAQVLTSAFVIGGIAFLWGNSAQLSILLGLGLSLSSTAIIIQWIHEKKMFAAPAGRASFSILLLQDLAVIPILFLLTIFAAEPGENMFLFTTKSLAIMALTATAMYVIGQRILRPVFAFANQYGGHEVFMALSLLTVVVSASVAGFAGMSMALGAFIAGLLLADTEYRHEITAMVVPFKGMLLGIFFLSFGMSINLDFIAEKPVWLGLSVVGLMMIKAAIIYPLCRMWKQSKAVAAESAIMLSQAGEFGLLVIGSALALGLVAENVGQFMLITVGLTMFVTPLITVLSRKVGAWVEVREVEEENIFVPEEVKKGHIVIFGFGRMGQTVAEILCREGMKVVGFDNDAAKIHKLKSTSYPVYFADSSKKTTVMAAELEHALCAVITLDEPVATKKLAKNIRKLHPNLPIYARAEDESEEAILEKIPYVDAVPEHLAVSQGLAEKVLEEAGYDADEAHSMAMLSQTKQNVK; translated from the coding sequence ATGAAAGAATCATTACTCCTCAACGTACTTTTAGAAGCAGGGCTGTTTTTAGCGTTGGCTGCACTTATTATTCCACTGCTTAAACGTTTTAAAGTGCCGTCCGTACTGGGGTATTTGATTGCAGGCGTGGTGTTCGGCCCTTATGGCGTTGGAGCTCTTGCTGAGTATTCGCCTTTCTTCTCTCATTTTGCTCTGACTGAGACTGCTCATGTAAAAATGCTCGCAGAGCTTGGTATTATTATGCTGTTATTTGTGATTGGGCTGGAACTTACACCGCAACGTTTGTGGCAAATGCGTAATCTGGTTTTTGGACTTGGGAGTGCACAAGTTTTAACGAGCGCATTTGTGATTGGGGGAATTGCCTTCCTTTGGGGGAACAGTGCTCAGCTTTCTATTCTTCTTGGTCTTGGGCTTTCTCTCTCATCTACGGCCATTATTATTCAATGGATTCATGAGAAGAAGATGTTTGCTGCGCCCGCTGGGCGTGCGAGTTTTAGTATTTTGCTTTTACAAGATTTAGCCGTGATTCCAATTTTATTCCTTCTGACTATTTTTGCTGCTGAGCCAGGCGAAAACATGTTTTTATTCACAACTAAATCTCTTGCTATTATGGCGCTGACAGCGACGGCAATGTACGTGATTGGTCAACGTATCTTGAGGCCCGTCTTTGCCTTTGCAAACCAGTATGGCGGGCATGAAGTGTTTATGGCGCTGAGTTTACTGACTGTTGTGGTAAGTGCATCTGTTGCTGGTTTTGCAGGGATGTCTATGGCATTGGGTGCTTTTATTGCAGGCTTACTTCTGGCTGATACAGAGTACCGTCATGAAATTACGGCGATGGTTGTACCGTTCAAAGGGATGCTTCTCGGGATTTTCTTCTTATCTTTTGGTATGAGCATTAACCTTGATTTTATCGCGGAAAAACCAGTTTGGCTTGGGCTCTCTGTTGTTGGCCTTATGATGATTAAGGCTGCAATCATTTACCCACTTTGCAGAATGTGGAAGCAGAGTAAGGCTGTTGCTGCTGAATCTGCAATTATGCTCTCTCAAGCTGGTGAGTTTGGCCTTCTTGTTATTGGTTCTGCGCTGGCGCTTGGTCTTGTAGCAGAAAATGTTGGACAGTTCATGCTGATTACAGTTGGTCTCACAATGTTTGTGACGCCACTTATTACGGTGCTTTCTCGCAAAGTTGGAGCATGGGTAGAGGTCAGAGAAGTTGAAGAAGAAAATATCTTTGTCCCAGAAGAAGTGAAAAAAGGCCATATCGTCATTTTTGGCTTTGGACGTATGGGTCAAACTGTCGCTGAAATCCTGTGCAGAGAGGGGATGAAGGTTGTTGGTTTTGATAATGATGCTGCAAAAATACATAAACTGAAATCAACCAGCTACCCTGTGTACTTTGCGGACTCTAGTAAGAAAACGACGGTTATGGCTGCTGAGTTAGAACATGCATTGTGTGCAGTGATTACGTTAGATGAACCTGTTGCAACCAAAAAGCTTGCTAAAAATATTCGTAAGCTTCATCCGAACTTACCGATTTATGCTCGTGCAGAGGATGAGAGCGAGGAAGCCATTCTAGAAAAAATCCCATACGTAGATGCAGTTCCTGAGCATTTGGCTGTGAGCCAAGGCCTTGCTGAAAAAGTACTTGAAGAGGCTGGCTATGACGCGGATGAAGCTCATAGTATGGCGATGCTTTCTCAAACAAAACAGAATGTAAAATAA